In Fragaria vesca subsp. vesca linkage group LG1, FraVesHawaii_1.0, whole genome shotgun sequence, the sequence GCAAGGACAAATCAAATAATCCAATATTGGCATAAAAGCATACAGCCACACTCATTCCGGTACAAAACTATATATACTTTCTTCTTCTTTTTCAAAATCATTATAGTATAATTACATGGAAAAACCTATTATACATACTCCTGTGGGCTCTCTAGTAGATGCTGTTTGTATGTATACTTGTTTAGTATTCTGTACATTACTCACTTCTCAATGAAAACAAGAACAAACGTGATTTGTTGAAGTATTAAGACACCGACAATATCTTCTACACTTCTCACGCTCAATTCTGCAGTGTGGATACAATTCTAGTCTCCCAAGTTATTGTGACAAGACCAGGATGCTCAGATCTTCCATCATCAAAGTCGAACTGCTTCCACAACACATCTCCCACTGAGGTCCAGATTTGCCATTTGAAGCCCGTGTTTTATTGTGTGTTTTTTTCTGCTACAAAAATCAATGTCTGGATATTAGAGTATAAAGAATTTCTTGCTACTCATACACAGTATCCAATAATCAACAGTTATCATGGAAAAATGGAAAATGAGAAAGCATAAAGAGTTATGCAGTCTAGGCAACCCAATACAAAACTTTCCTCTAAAAAGAGTGATGCAGTTCTTCACACCTACACTCTAGGCAACCCAATACAAAACTTTTCTCTGAAAAGAGCTGTGCAGTTCTTCACACCTACAGTCTAGGCAACCCAAGTGTTTATATTCTCATCATACAGACTTTGATTGCAAGGTTAACCTTCAAACTTTTGGGGTTTTGTAGTCTAGGGTTTCTATATCCTTCTGTTTGCCAATTAATTTGGATCTGATTTTCTCTAATAATTGTCCTGGTTTTTAATTGGTGCCACGTGGAAAATCTAGATTGTTCCTAAATAAGGGGGAGGGCTTTTGGGCCTTTGGTTGGCTTAAAGAGAAAAGGACACAGCCCAATGGGAAAAGGGGTAAAACATTTACAGGTTGCGGAATAATTAAGCTTTCTAGTCATTGTGCATAGAATTTCTTTGTATTCCAATCTTTTATTCATCTACAATTTCTTCAAATAAATGATGTAACGAAAACAAAAATAAATCTGTTAAAAAAAACGACATGTGATTAGGAGGGTCTGTCGAATATTTATTTATACAATACAGTTTTCATCACATAATGTATAACCTAAAAGAACATCATATTTAAGTAGTAATTAAAAAGTGAGGTGAAGAAAACGTAAGTTGTCATTTACAACAAAGTTCTACTGATGATACATTATCATAAATCGAGCCATGCCGACACTAATCTCGCACGAGAACATGATCAATGACACATGAAGCAAAACCAATCCATACTTTTTAAGTATAACATCTATATTTATATTCATAACTTAGGCAAAGCTCCTAAGAATATCAAAAAAGAAATGAGCTTCTCATAAGAAAAAGAACATGACTCATTGCCATTGTAAATTGATAATATTTTAGAGACACAATAAATAACCTAAGATTTAACCGTTGGTTCAGTTATATCTGTAATATTTTTTAAGAGACGTAGATTTTTTTAGATTTGAAATTCGATTATTTAAATCTCATATCGGTGCATATTAGGTACCTTACTGGATTGAAGATGGTTCCCGATTCACCTAACCAAATACGCTTAATGAAGCTAGATTAGGTAAAAGAGTTTATTTTTAGATGAAAATTATGTAAGAATCAGATACTTTGTATTAGAACACGGCTCTCTTTAACATATAAATAAGATCCAAAGCTCTCTTATTTTACACTGCGTAGAACACCTTCCACAATTCACAGTTTCACTGCCTATCCCTGCCCGCAGCTTTCGTTTGAAACTTTGAAAAGGCCAGGAAACCCGCGAGAGGAAGAAGAAGACTTAGAAGAGTGTCTCTCCCAGTCTCTCTGAGCAAGTCAACACGTCAACTCTATAGAAACACAAAATAAATTCTAAACTCTCGTTTTCTTATAATTCCAAACCTTTTGGACCCACCCAAAATTCTCTGCTCGAGTAATCACAGTGACCAAGAGAGAGAGAGAGAGAGTAGGAAGCACAGTCGCAACGCGAAGCAGTATGGGCGACGCGCCTCCCCCAGCGGAGAGTGGGGATGTGGAGTCGGGTCATGGAGCTCCGAGGCCGGAGAAGGATCCGAGGAGGGTTGCTCGGAAGTAAGTTGTTTTATTGCATTGTGGTTTTTTGGGTTTACAATTTTGGCGTAAAGGTTGCTTCTTTATGTGCATACCACCTGTTCTGGGTTTGGTCTCTGAGAAAACGAAGTAAAGGTGGAATCTTTCTGTTTGATTTGGTGTAAGAAATGGTGGGTTTTGAGTTTCATTTGGAAATTTTGAGTAAAGGTGGAGTCTTAATGTTTGTTTAGTGAAAAAAAAAAATGGTAGGTTTTGAGGTTCATTTGGAAATTTGAGTAAAGGTGGAGTTTTTATGTTTTGCTTATTGGTTTGTATGTGTGGGTTTTGAAGGTATCAATTGGAGCTGTGTCAGAAAGCTTTGGAGGAGAATATTATTGTCTACCTGGAGACTGGCTGTGGAAAAACTCACATAGCGGTGCTGCTCATGTATGAGCTGCGCCACTTGATACTCAAACCTCAGAAGAACATATGTGTGTTTCTTGCGCCTACGGTGGCGCTTGTTCAGCAGGTGATGTGATTTTCTATGATTTGGAACATGACAAGTACGTTTCAATTTCGGGTGATTTTTAAGTTTGAGGTAGAAGTTAGATTTTAGCTTTGCATGTTCCTCAACAATGTATCCCTTAGGCCTTGAATCTTGTGGGAGATGGGCGGACTGAATTGCACAGTCAGGTTTCGGTGTTTAGTTATGCATTTTCTCAAACGCAGACACTGGTCTCTGATTTTGAGTTCCTACTACACACTATTTAGAAGTTGCATTAGTTCAAAGCTCTAATGGCTCTGTTGTGTGTGTTGACAAAGACATCAATAGATTAGTAAAAGATAACTGTAAAGAAAGATTTGATGTTTCTTTTACTCAATACACTCATGCACAAAACGTCTTGCTGTCTTAATAATCATGCTGTTACTTTTTCTTTCTTTGACTGTCAGCGCTGGTAATCCTATTTCGTATATGGTTGTTCAGTCAGGGTATCAAATTTTCAAACATTAAGAAGTTTGTTTTTTGTGTATGAAAACCTTGACTGTCCTTCATTTTCTTGGTTCGAATTACATTCTTTGTCTGGAAATATGTATAGCTTGATTTTGGTCATGACATAGATTTTAACTGGATTTCTTTGATTTGGTAGCAAGCAAGGGTTATAGAAGATTCCCTTGATTTGAAGGTTGGGACCTATTGTGGAAGCTCCAGGCAATTGAAAACTCATCAAGACTGGGAAAAAGAGATTGAACAATATGAGGTAATTAGGTTTAATTGATTGACGTGTAAATTTGTAACTCACCATTTTTGTCTCTATAATGAATTTAACACATGCACACGTGCACACACATGCTAGTAGACACCATCTCATCAAGTTCACCAAGTGAATTTTCCTTCAAATTAATTTAGATCTCTTCAAATTCTGGGCTGTTTTTGACCCATCTTATTTTTAGAAAATCAGTAAATAAATGTAGATTGAAAAAAAATTATATTCTTTTCCACCAACTTTGTTACAGCTTTCAAACCGTTTAGTTTCTTTACAAAAATGGAAAAGAAGGAAAGATACAACTCTCTCGATGCTTCATCATTTTGAATTTTATTTGCATCTTTTGCTGATATTTTATGCAGGTTCTTGTTATGACTCCTCAAATACTGCTGCGTAACTTGTACCACCGTATTATTAAGATGGAGATAATTGCATTGCTGATTTTTGATGAGTGTCATCATGCGCAAATCACAAGCAACCATCCTTATGCAGAAATTATGCGAGTAAGGAGCTCTCAAACACTAGCACTTCTTGTATATGTTTCTTCTGTTAGTCAGTGTTGTTTGCTGACACAGGTTAACTTGTATATTTTGTCTGTAGTTCTGCAAGAGTGATGTCACAAAACTTCCTCGTATATTTGGAATGACTGCATCTCCAGTTGTAGGTAAAGGTAAAGTTTCTAATCAATTATGAACTTTCACCTCTTATTCATCAGTTCTCTGATCATATTAATTTACAATTCATGTTGCATATATTATTGGTGCATAAGTATTTGATACATGCTTATTAGCTTGCTACGGTTATTCTAGAAATATTACAAATCATAGATATCATAAAGTTTTGGAATGAAACATGTACCTAAAGGTTGTTTTTGAACCCCTTCTATCATTACAGAAAAATGAGATTTATTATTATTATTATTATTTTAATAATGGCATATTCTTGGATCACTGCCATGCTGGTTGATGGTCATCCTTTACAGTTTACACTGTTTGTTTCCTAGTTATTATTATCCATGTTAGAATGCTTATGGCTTGTTAGTTGCTACTCATTTCATTTCCTAATTTGTACGTATATTCTTTACTATTTCAGGCGCTTCTAGTCAAGCGAACTTATCAAAGAGTATCAATAGTCTTGAAAATTTACTTGATGCTAAGGTNNNNNNNNNNNNNNNNNNNNNNNNNNNNNNNNNNNNNNNNNNNNNNNNNNNNNNNNNNNNNNNNNNNNNNNNNNNNNNNNNNNNNNNNNNNNNNNNNNNNNNNNNNNNNNNNNNNNNNNNNNNNNNNNNNNNNNNNNNNNNNNNNNNNNNNNNNNNNNNNNNNNNNNNNNNNNNNNNNNNNNNNNNNNNNNNNNNNNNNNNNNNNNNNNNNNNNNNNNNNNNNNNNNNNNNNNNNNNNNNNNNNNNNNNNNNNNNNNNNNNNNNNNNNNNNNNNNNNNNNNNNNNNNNNNNNNNNNNNNNNNNNNNNNNNNNNNNNNNNNNNNNNNNNNNNNNNNNNNNNNNNNNNNNNNNNNNNNNNNNNNNNNNNNNNNNNNNNNNNNNNNNNNNNNNNNNNNNNNNNNNNNNNNNNNNNNNNNNNNNNNNNNNNNNNNNNNNNNNNNNNNNNNNNNNNNNNNNNNNNNNNNNNNNNNNNNNNNNNNNNNNNNNNNNNNNNNNNNNNNNNNNNNNNNNNNNNNNAGTGGAGAACGGACGGACGTCCGCACTTTAAGCCGAGTGCGGACGTCCGCTTCACATATATATATAAATATATACAGAGAGGATGAGAAGCGGACGTCCGCACAGCCCTTAAAGTGCGGACGTCCTCCGTTCTCCACCGTACGGCTCCGACGATGCGGCGCCTCCACCCCAGCAGCGTCCCCGATCACTTTTCCTCCCCAGCGAGTCCGCTGAATTCCAGTTTTCCTGCGAGATTGATTTTGTTTGAAGTTTTGGGTGATCTCGCCGGAAAACTGGAATTCGGCGGACTCGCCGGGGAGGGAAAGTGATCAGGGATGCTACTGGAGGCCGCTGGAGTGTAGGCGCGCCGTCGTCGGAGCCGTACGGAGGGACGTCCGCACTTTAAGGCCGGTGCGGACGTCCGCTCCTCATCCGGCCTGTGTGTATATATATATGCGTTTGAAATTCTTCTTCCTTTTCTCTAAATTTTTATTTTATTTTCCCCAAGGTAAGTACTCTTCATTTCTTTAATTGAACTTGAACACACGCGAGTAGGAACCATAAAGCTTGTATGTTGGCCAAGGCTAAGTTTTCCAATTCCATCCTCTTTGTTTCTTAATGGAAGGCGAAATAGATTTATACAAGACACCTATAATCTTGCAATTAACAATGCAAAACCACAAAACAACACCGCAAAGTTTCCGAGAAAACAAAACTTTCAAATCAGAACCAATGCTCTGAAATATGTAAGATGATCATCGGATCTTGAAATTTTCAGATAATAAAGAATCTGTCAGCAATGTGTTGATAATGAATCCTGCCAACATTCATTTTCTGTTAAACTCCTCAGTATCATTAATTTAGTTCTATACGGAGTGGACATTATCATTTCAAGAAAAGCCATTCCCTAGGAGTGGCTCAATTTGAACCCCATTTTTCTTTTGGGGGAGCTTTCTACAGTGTCTTGACATGCACTCATGCTGTTTTACTATCTAAGTGCTTGTGATTTCCATATCTAATTATAGTTTCACCCTCCTTTTGTAGGTTTATTCGGTTGAAGACAAGACAGAATTGAATTGTTCTGTTGTTTCTCCTGTTATACATGTACATAGTTATAGTCCTGGTATTAGTGGCACATCCAGCCCCTTCATGACTCTTGATAGTAAACTTGAGCAGGTGAAACGCCAGGTATGTAGTTCTGTTATATGTTGGGCCCCCGAAAAAAAGACAGGTCCTTTTCTTGTTATCAAGTCTTTCTTATTGTGCCTCTTGCTATATCATTGACAGTGCGTAGCGGAACTTGGTAAGAAGACGAGTGACTACCAACGTCTAAGGAGTACAAAGAAAACATTAAAGAGAGTGCATGACAGCATAATGTTTTGCTTGGAAAATCTTGGCCTCTGGGGTGCATTACAAGTAAAAAGATTTAACTCTTATCTGTTTAGTGATTTCTCCTATTTGTGATCTCTTTAGTCCCATGAAATGTTCTTACTTATTCACGGAAAGAAAGATTGCTTACTTATCTATCTCTGATATTCTTTGAATTCCTTTTATGCAATTCTCTCTCTCTCTCTCTCTCTCTCTCTCTCTCTCTATATATATATATATATATATCTTGTAATGGTTAAAAAGTATCCCAATGACTTATATAACCTAGACCATGAGTTGTGTCTAGGGAATTTTATATTACTTGATGGTCCAAAACAGCAAAAAAGGAGACCTCCTTTATTGAATGTTTAGCTCATGTTGCTCAGTTATTATTTTTATTTCAAAAATTGACCTTTGTTTCCTTTGCTTTTCTTCCTTCTCCAAGGCTAAACATATTGTTTCGAGTGGCGATCACTTTGAACGAAATGAATTAATAGAGGAAGGCAATAATGGTATAGAGGCAGAGCAAAATAATAGTGATGATACTGTGTGTGCTGAATATCTGGCTCAGGCAGCTGACATCATTCGCACCGACTATGTGAAAGGTATTCTAGTATGTTTCCACATAAATGAAAAATTATTAGCAGATAGTTCATATTTGGATTGTTGACATCATCTATGGTACTCTTAATGATGGAAGTTTATTGTATCTTTATAGATGCTGTAGCATCTGGTCTATCTTGTATAGATATCTTAAAGGAGCCGTTTTTCTCAAGTAAGGTCTTACGTCTTATTGGAATTCTTTCATCCTCCAGGTTGGTAATTGTGGGTTCATCTCTATTTTCTCTGACCATCATTTTATTCTATACATCACATGAAAGCTAATGAAACAATAACACACGTATTAGAAGCCTGCAGTTAATACCACCGGTTTTAATCACAAAGAGCACTGATCACTTCTCATATGAACAAATTTGATTCAAACATCTACTACTATTATACTTATGGCCTTTCTGTTGCCTGAGATTACTGAATTATGTATAGCAATCATGCTCAAAAGGATTTGTTTGTTTCAGGTTGCAACAGAATATGAAATGCATAATATTTGTCAATAGGATTGTTACTGCAAGATCCTTGTCCTACATACTACAAAACCTTAAGAATCTAGCATCTTGGAAGTGCGATTTTCTTGTAGGAGTCCACTCTAAACTGAAGAGTATGTCAAGGAAAACAATGCAGATCACTCTTGATAAGTTTCGGTCTGGAGAGGTAATGACTAACCCTTTCCATCTTTCTTCTTACATATAAGTGCACAAGGATGAACCACTATCACAAGTGAGGTAAACTTTGTGTAAAGTCTGATGTATTGATGGCTAGTATCAGGGCTTGGATTTATTGTATGGGTGTTGACCTTCATTTGGATGATCGCTAAAGTGTACATGTATCCATCCTTTTTCATTGTTCATTGAGGTGTAGTTGAGTTGAGTGAAATCAAGACATCTATCTGTCCTGTTGAATTTAGATTTTGCTATGTGCCTTGCACATAGCATTGGAGGACATAGACTTCCAGTATAAGATAGTGTAGGACCTCACTCACACATGGTTTTCTATACATAATTAGTGACATATGCAAGATGCCATCCTCTGTGGACCAGGGCTCTAATTCCTCTTCTTTGTTGCTTTGGCAGTTGAATCTATTGGTTGCAACTAAAGTTGGTGAAGAGGGTCTAGATATTCAGACTTGCAGCCTTGTGATACGATTTGATCTTCCAGAAACTGTTGCTAGCTTTATACAGTCACGAGGTCGTGCACGGATGCCTCAGTCTGAATATGTATTTTTGGTAAACAGGTGCTTTTCTGAAATATATTGGTTTTATCATATCTCATTAGCTAGATTCATCTTCTTTCTCCCAGTCAGAGTAACCATTTTTGCTTATGCTGCAGTGGTAGTCAGAAAGAGTTAGATTTAATAGAAAACTTCAGAAAAGATGAAGATCGAATGAATATGGAGATTTCTTTCAGAACATCCAGTGAGACTTTTATTAGTCCGGAGGAACAAACCTATAAAGTTGCTTCTTCTGGAGCCTCCATCACTTCTGGATATAGCATCTCCTTGTTACACCAGTATTGTTCGAAGCTTCCACATGATGAGTATGTCTTTGAATCCCATTTTTTGTTTTGTTTTTATATCCATTTGTTTTAAGGGTATGACTTCATGAGCATGAACAAATGTATACAAATTTGAAACTTTATATGTTGAGTCAAGATGCATCTATTTACTGCAGGTATTATGTCCCCAGTCCAGAATTCTATTTTCTTGGTGATTTGGAGGGAACTATTTGCCATATAATTTTACCTTCAAATGCTCCAATGCATCAAATTGTCAGTGCACCACAATTTTCAATGGAAGATGCCAAAAGAGATGCTTGTCTAAAGGCCATTGAAGAATTGCATAAATTGGGTGCCTTAAGTGACTATCTCTTGCCACTGCAAGACAATGCAAATGTGGAGGAGCTTTTGCAAGACTCTTCTGATTCTGACAGTTTAGAAGGTTGGAAAATGTCAAATCTCTATTGAGACTCTGGTATCTGTTGTTCTTCTTCTTATTACTAGTAAGAATTCATTCGACTCTTTTTGTCCCAGATGAAGACTCACGAGGGGAACTACATGAAATGCTGGTTCCTGCTGTCCTAAAAGAGTCATGGAATAAGTCGGAGGATCTTGTCACTCTCAGCTCTTACTATATACAATTTGATCCTTATCCTAATGATAGAATCTATAAAAGTTTTGGTCTATTCGTCAAGGCACCTCTTCCAGCGGAGGCTGAATCAATGGAACTTGATCTTCATCTCGCTCATGGTAGATCTGTGATGACAAAGTTGGTGCCATCTGGATTTGCAGAATTTGTCAAAGATGAGGTAAGACAGTTGTTTCAATATACTATTAATTGTGATTGAGTCTCTCTCAGTGTACAGGAATTTTGTTTGCAGATCTTGCTGGCTCAAAACTTTCAAGAAATGTTCCTCAAGTTCATTCTGGACCGATCAGAATTTGTTTCAGAATTTGTTCCACTGGGAAAGTACGAATTTAGTGGATCGAGCTCATCAACCTTCTACCTATTGCTTCCGGTAACTTTGGGTGAAAATGATAAGATAAGCATAGATTGGAGGATTATCAAAAAATGTTTATCCTCTCCAGTATTCAGGGGCCCGGGACACGCTATGGACAGTAAAATTACATCTTCGGGTATTCGACTTGCATCTGGTTATACAAGCATTAGTGAAGTTGAGGATAGTATAGTTTACGTCTCATATAAGAAGTCATTTTACTTCATCACTAATGTTTCTCGAGAAAGAAATGCCTACAGCCTATATAAAGAAGATCCGGAACCTTTAATCTATGTGGATCATCTTAGTAAGAAGTAGGTAACTTAGTACCATTCATCCAATATCATTAAATTTTCGACTTTTTCTTGTAATATGTACTGGGAATATATGCAGAAAATAAGTCGAAAGAGTTTTTATGGTATTCTTATTCATCATATAACTTTTCTTTTTAAATGTTGAGAGCAGGTTTGACATTTCTCTCATATACCCTGAGCAACCTCTTCTGTGTGCAAAACCAGTGTTCTCTTTGCACAACTTGCTACACAATCGTAGGCAAGAAGATTCAGGTAATTTCTAAGTTGAACCATATTAAAATTGTAGGTCTTGTTTTTCAGACTGCACATAACTTACATCAATACATGCATGCATAATCTTTTAATAATGCTCAATGATTGAGTGGAACTGTGATTTGGCAATCTATTAATTACTTTTGCTGCCCTGACTTTTTTGTTTTCCTAAAGGAAAACAAACTAAGCATAAACTGTTGGTTATCTGTAGAACAGAAGTTAGTATATTGTTTAGGTTATTGTGAAGTAATATGGTCTTTGTTTTTTGGAAAACAAATGAAGCAAAGACTTTTGGTTATCTGTAGAACAATAAAAAAAAAAAATTACAAGAGGAAAAATGTTAGTTTCATTTGTTATATCACTAATATGTCAATCCGTTATTGAATCAATGAATAGGGGTACAACCTCTTCAAATCCCATATGTTGTTTAGGTTAGTGTGAGATAAAATCATCTGTGTATGATTGCTATCATAGAACGTGGATGTATGTCTGATCCAGTAGGCAGAAGTTATTCCTTTCAAGGCCCAGCTTGTACCCCTACTTTCAGTCCGTTCCCTTTTCCTTCTGACAATTTCCCTTATGATGAACAGCCTTTTTTTATTTTCATTTTTATTTTGAACTCATCTAAAATTTTCATGTATCAATCTGCGTGCTGTTGCCACCCGAAGTCATTAATATGTAAACTTTCATGCCTTATAAAACAGAAGCACAACAACTAGACGAGTATTTTATATATCTGCCTCCTGAGCTTTGTGAGCTGAAGGTAATTGGTTTTTCAAAAGATATCGGAAGTTCAGTGTCTCTGTTACCATCAATCATGCACCGTCTGGAAAACTTGCTTGTCGCCATCGAACTAAAGCATGTATTATGTACTTCATTCCCTGAAGGAGCCGAGGTTACTGCCCAGAGAGTAAGACTGCTCTCCTGATATTTTTCTGATAATTATTCTCTGACAATTTGTATTCATCTAATTTTGCCTGTTGCACTAACAATTCTTCATAATGACTTCAATCTTCATTCAAGGTTCTAGAAGCACTCACAACTGAGAAGTGCCAGGAGCGATTTTCCCTTGAAAGGCTTGAACTACTAGGTGATGCTTTCCTCAAATTTGCAGTCGGACGGCACTTTTTCCTTTTGCATGCATTGCTTGATGAAGGTCAACTAACAAGGAAGCGTTCAAATGTGGTAAACAATTCCAATTTACTGAAGCTAGCTACTAGAAGCAACTTACAGGTATAATTTCATATTGTTTTGTTTATCTTTTTGAAAGTGATTCTTATTTTCTTAATTTTCATTTATATCAATATCCTTTTGCTTCTACTTCTTGTAATTACTATGCTACTTAAAATTCCAGGTCT encodes:
- the LOC101304916 gene encoding dicer-like protein 4-like is translated as MGDAPPPAESGDVESGHGAPRPEKDPRRVARKYQLELCQKALEENIIVYLETGCGKTHIAVLLMYELRHLILKPQKNICVFLAPTVALVQQVMVIEDSLDLKVGTYCGSSRQLKTHQDWEKEIEQYEVLVMTPQILLRNLYHRIIKMEIIALLIFDECHHAQITSNHPYAEIMRFCKSDVTKLPRIFGMTASPVVGKGASSQANLSKSINSLENLLDAKVYSVEDKTELNCSVVSPVIHVHSYSPGISGTSSPFMTLDSKLEQVKRQCVAELGKKTSDYQRLRSTKKTLKRVHDSIMFCLENLGLWGALQAKHIVSSGDHFERNELIEEGNNGIEAEQNNSDDTVCAEYLAQAADIIRTDYVKDAVASGLSCIDILKEPFFSSKVLRLIGILSSSRLQQNMKCIIFVNRIVTARSLSYILQNLKNLASWKCDFLVGVHSKLKSMSRKTMQITLDKFRSGELNLLVATKVGEEGLDIQTCSLVIRFDLPETVASFIQSRGRARMPQSEYVFLVNSGSQKELDLIENFRKDEDRMNMEISFRTSSETFISPEEQTYKVASSGASITSGYSISLLHQYCSKLPHDEYYVPSPEFYFLGDLEGTICHIILPSNAPMHQIVSAPQFSMEDAKRDACLKAIEELHKLGALSDYLLPLQDNANVEELLQDSSDSDSLEDEDSRGELHEMLVPAVLKESWNKSEDLVTLSSYYIQFDPYPNDRIYKSFGLFVKAPLPAEAESMELDLHLAHGRSVMTKLVPSGFAEFVKDEILLAQNFQEMFLKFILDRSEFVSEFVPLGKYEFSGSSSSTFYLLLPVTLGENDKISIDWRIIKKCLSSPVFRGPGHAMDSKITSSGIRLASGYTSISEVEDSIVYVSYKKSFYFITNVSRERNAYSLYKEDPEPLIYVDHLSKKFDISLIYPEQPLLCAKPVFSLHNLLHNRRQEDSEAQQLDEYFIYLPPELCELKVIGFSKDIGSSVSLLPSIMHRLENLLVAIELKHVLCTSFPEGAEVTAQRVLEALTTEKCQERFSLERLELLGDAFLKFAVGRHFFLLHALLDEGQLTRKRSNVVNNSNLLKLATRSNLQVYIRDQPFEPSQFFALGRPCKNICDQETIGSIDSQDLCSAVKHSHDCEVRCSKGHHWLHKKTIADVVEALVGAFIVDSGFKAATAFLRWIGIKVEFEASEVTQVCIASSRYIPLAARIDIAALETSLGYKFLHRGLLLQAFVHPSYNKNGGGCYQRLEFLGDAVLDYLITSYLYSVYPKLKPGHMTDLRSISVNNKAFATVAVARSFHKFLVSDSCTLSKAIKTYVNFVETSASDSSLVDGPTCPKALGDLVESCLGAILLDTGFDLNRVWNIMLSFLKPVMSFSNVQLSPVRELRELCQAHAWDLKFLPSKKGKTFSIEATVKGNNVSATASSTGLNKKDTIKISAQLIFEKLKAQGNIPKSKLTLEEVLKSCCKMEAKLIGYDETPIDVTAPDIIGFENLKVQEPSSSSSNSDVHSISEASSSHSCVKRVGQSPASSGAVKMDSHDSCNNHSSDADSKTRARSHLYEACAANYWEPPVFECCQEEGPSHLKSFIYKVTVKIDDASDMLLEANSAPRTSKKAAAEHAAEGALWYLEKKGYIEKRSQTEEH